TCCGTTATGTTTTTGACACATACCGATCGACCTCCAAGTATGACCGAGCATGTGCTAGTCGCCGTGGACAACTCGGATCCGGCTCGGAAAGCGGTCGACTTCGTCCACTCGACCTTCCCCAACGCCGAGGTTACGCTTCTACACGTCACGATCCCGATGATCGACACGGCGATATACGAGGACCCGCCGGACCTCGAGGAGATGCGAGAGCGCTTAGCGGAGTTCGAAGACGAGTTGACTGAGGCCGGAATCTCGGTCGACGTCGAAGTAGTCACGGGCCGACCTCGACGAGAGATCGTTGACTACGCCG
The genomic region above belongs to Halalkalicoccus sp. NIPERK01 and contains:
- a CDS encoding universal stress protein, which encodes MTEHVLVAVDNSDPARKAVDFVHSTFPNAEVTLLHVTIPMIDTAIYEDPPDLEEMRERLAEFEDELTEAGISVDVEVVTGRPRREIVDYAETADVDHVIVGSHGRTGPTRVLLGSVAETVARRSPVPVTIVR